Proteins encoded in a region of the Oscarella lobularis chromosome 17, ooOscLobu1.1, whole genome shotgun sequence genome:
- the LOC136197185 gene encoding EARP-interacting protein homolog isoform X1 — MDDDSPVIYGLESQGRAISARTAETDEIHYFVGTQSLRSDNQVHLLEFDDETHYIEKKVFGHPNGEIWQLSCSPKDRDLLSTSHSQVKRSKLEYGATLWQIPDSGEEGDGIATNRLPSTGSASGTHLKNVMDLEGHKGPIKSVLWHPGGDNQIVSIDDHTIHLWDIDSAKVLISVRTFDFSFLHQVIDTASLESKTLQSFYTGKWNPHQNCHQVMTAVETSLKGWDLRTMKPCWDIEHAHQQQIRDLDFNPNRQYYFVTCGDDCSIRFWDVRNTSAPLQIRKQHSHWIWCVCYNHFHDQLVLSSSSDSNVILCSIPSLSSEPLGHIDDDEEKESSPVSPPKDCLVSTYDEHEDSVYSVAWSTADPWIFASLSYDGRVVINHVPRKEKFKILL, encoded by the exons atggacgacgattctcCTGTCATTTACGGCCTAGAATCTCAG GGCCGAGCGATTAGCGCCCGGACAGCCGAAACGGACGAAATTCACTACTTCGTCGGCACCCAATCGCTGCGCTCCGATAATCAG GTTCACCTACtggaattcgacgacgaaacgcactacatcgaaaagaaagtgtTTGGCCATCCAAACGGAGAAATTTG GCAACTGAGCTGCAGTCCAAAAGACAGGGACCTTCTATCGACATCTCACAGCCAAG tgaAACGCTCTAAATTGGAATATGGCGCCACTCTATGGCAAATTCCCGACAGCGGCGAAGAAGGCGACGGAATAGCGACTAATCGTTTGCCAAGCACGGGAAGTGCATCCGGGACCCATTTGAAAAACGTCATGGACCTGGAAGGACACAAAGGACCAATCAAGAG CGTCTTGTGGCATCCGGGAGGCGATAATCAAATTGTATCCATAGACGATCATACCATACATTTGTGGGATATCGATTCTGCTAAGGTATTGATATCAGTTCGTACCTTTGACTTCTCCTTTCTCCATCAGGTCATTGACACGGCTTCATTGGAATCAAAAACCCTCCAGTCATTTTATACAGGAAAATGGAACCCCCATCAGAATTGTCACCAAGTAATGACAGCAGTAGAAACGTCACTCAAAGGCTGGGACCTTCGAACAATGAA gcCTTGTTGGGATATTGAGCACGCGCATCAGCAGCAGATTCGAGATCTAGATTTCAATCCGAACCGCCAATACTATTTTGTTACATGTGGAGACGATTGCTCGATTCGATTTTGGGACGTTCGAAATACGAGCGCACCTCTTCAAATAAGAAAACAGCATTCGCACTG GATTTGGTGCGTTTGCTACAATCATTTCCATGATCAACTCGTTCTAAGTAGCAGCAGCGATAGCAACGTGATTCTCTGCAGCATTCCGTCGCTCTCCTCCGAGCCTCTTGGCCacattgacgacgatgaagaaaa ggAGAGTTCGCCTGTTTCTCCTCCCAAGGATtgtctcgtttcgacgtaCGATGAGCATGAGGATAGTGTCTATAGTGTGGCGTGGAGTACGGCGGATCCGTGGATTTTTGCCTCCTTGTCCTACGACGGACGCGTTGTTATCAATCACGTGccgagaaaggaaaaatttAAGATTCTTCTATGA
- the LOC136197179 gene encoding DNA replication ATP-dependent helicase/nuclease DNA2-like: MATFKRVGCSKAEKNSSQRTIERYFVKKSPEDAKTERTPSKTKKRLLIDLSNDAEKPKRKKLQLSRRRSSSIRKGAPLKKTSISTEFDDSLNDSALLALSIDSEKKIPPLIEFDETSGYLRCHVIDVKRTDSRELTLKLERKSRVIECILRDDWSYAEIRPKDVVNIISDSYASPIVLDGSSESFLVLEPDSLLSVTSVAMATRCPRRAALDAVFKNGNVAGRSTVLGSLVHDAFEASLKSGEFGAREVEISLEEKLKKLKWMESLYALNMSEVDALDSAKEFVSNFGKFADDFFGGRGSRVHIKNSVGGDDPRVSIDRVCDIEETLWSPRFGLKGKIDATVGIRMNDDEEYVIPFEIKSGKMLSEIGSIDHRAQVSLYSLMLSEWVGQVPAGLLFYAKTGHVTGVAGSLAEQRALVMKRNELARRVSVSEMPEVIRNKHSCLRCPQLSNCMLYHRGIEGGSASSSGIDEDFVRVTGHVTDSEIEYFRRWCRLIRIETKACVLKSKREKLWTQSAWKREETGTCFADVEVIHVDANPDDDVILHTFESKRQRLRDLNIGQGDHVIVSRQDEKPRVGVASGFVVSLAESRCIIRLDKVLSVGGPYCIDKEESGFSFNAYWSNLARVFDPELARLRQSIIALKSPTFRRDVTAEVSGLNKNQEMAVKKALAADDYALIRGMPGTGKTTTIAALARLLAARRKRVLIASYTNSAVDNILLKLQKAGLDFLRLGNVHSIHPSIRGHSVVEAAKFVSTVNDLDEFYQSKYIFATTCLSLSHPVFRRLSFDYCIIDEASQIVEPVCIGPLIIAKTFVLVGDHFQLPPLVQSKEARDGGMDISLFKRLCESHPHAVANLEIQYRMNSDVMFLANSIVYNSRLKCASDSVERDRMFLPNEVFSNRQWLKNAVDSQNSVIFLDIDQIIDEDKQTRTLTSDIEASIIKLIVEEFAKAKADLSEIGIISPYRRQLQTLRNTLESVNAKGVEIDTVDKFQGRDKSCIIISFVRSNPSRGIGDLLRDWRRINVAITRAKHKLILVGSRATLKSKSSSILERMISVLESRKWVYVLPKNWNEF, translated from the exons ATGGCGACGTTCAAACGTGTTGGCTGTTCAAAAGCGGAGAAGAACAGCTCGCAGCGAACGATCGAGCGCTATTTCGTCAAG AAATCGCCAGAAGACGCGAAAACGGAGCGAACGCCTtcaaaaacgaagaaacggctcCTCATCGATCTAAGCAACGACGCGGAAAAgccgaaacgaaagaaactCCAActatcgcgacgacgctcatCATCGATcagaaagggggccccactaaaaaaaacgtcgatttcaaccgaattcgacgattcgctcaACGACAGCGCACTTCTCGCGCTTTCGATCGAcagcgaaaaaaaaattccaccACTAATTGAATTCGACGAGACATCCGGGTACCTGCGTTGCCATGTCATCGACGTGAAACGCACGGATTCGCGCGAATTGACGCTAAAACTCGAACGAAAGAGCCGCGTCATCGAGTGCATACTCAGAGACGACTGGTCCTACGCGGAAATCCGCCCGAAAGACGTAGTTAACATTATTAGCGATTCCTACGCTAGTCCAATCGTTCTCGACGGTTCGTCCGAGTCGTTCCTCGTTCTCGAGCCCGACTCTCTTTTGTCTGTTACCtcggttgccatggcaacgcgaTGTCCGCGTCGCGCCGCGCTCGACGCGGTTTTCAAGAACGGTAATGTGGCGGGTCGGTCCACCGTCTTGGGTTCTCTCGTGCACGACGCCTTCGAAGCGTCGCTCAAATCGGGCGAGTTTGGCGCGCGAGAAGTCGAAATTTCTCTCgaagaaaaactgaaaaaattgaaatggaTGGAGTCTCTTTACGCGCTAAATATGAGCGAAGTCGACGCTCTAGATTCCGCTAAAGAATTCGTTTCCAATTTCGGTAAATTCGCCGACGACTTTTTTGGTGGGCGCGGCTCTCGGGTTCATATCAAAAA TAGCGTGGGAGGCGACGACCCTCGCGTTTCCATCGATCGCGTTTGCGACATCGAGGAGACACTCTGGTCGCCTCGATTTGGCCTAAagggaaaaatcgacgcAACCGTCGGCATTCGcatgaacgacgacgaagaatacGTCATTCCATTCGAAATAAAATCCGGGAAAATGCTAAGTGAAATTGGTAGCATTGATCACAGGGCTCAG GTATCACTTTATTCTCTTATGTTATCCGAGTGGGTGGGTCAAGTGCCAGCTGGTCTTTTATTCTACGCCAAAACGGGTCACGTGACCGGCGTAGCTGGCTCATTAGCTGAGCAAAGGG CTCTCGTTATGAAACGAAACGAGTTAGCTCGTCGAGTGAGCGTTTCTGAAATGCCGGAAGTAATTAGGAACAAACACTCGTGTCTCCGGTGTCCACAACTCAGCAATTGCATGCTCTATCACAG GGGGATTGAGGGAGGTTCCGCTTCAAGTTCCGGTATCGATGAGGATTTTGTCAGAGTTACGGGTCACGTAACTGATTCGGAAATTGAGTATTTTCGACGCTGGTGCCGTCTAATTCGAATCGAGACGAAAGCGTGCGTTTTGAAGTCAAAACGCGAGAAATTGTGGACCCAGTCGGCATGGAAACG tgAGGAAACGGGGACGTGTTTCGCCGATGTCGAAGTCATTCACGTTGATGCTAACCcggatgatgacgtcattcttcaCACGTTTGAATCAAAGCGACAGCGTCTGCGCGATTTAAACATAGGTCAAGGAGACCACGTGATCGTAAGCCGACAGGACGAAAAGCCacgagtgggcgtggcatccggattcgtcgtctctctcgcCGAATCGCGCTGTATTATTCGATTAGACAAGGTTCTTTCCGTCGGGGGCCCCTATTGCATCGATAAGGAAGAATCCGGCTTCTCCTTCAATGCCTATTGGTCCAATTTAGCGCGCGTCTTTGACCCCGAATTAGCGCGCTTGAGACAGTCGATAATCGCGTTAAAATCGCCGACATTCcgccgtgacgtcacggcgGAAGTGAGCGGATTAAATAAGAATCAGGAAATGGCGGTTAAAAAGgcgctcgccgccgacgattACGCTCTCATACGCGGAATGCCGGgaacgggaaaaacgacgacgatagccGCACTCGCTCGCCTTTTGGCGGCGCGTCGAAAGCGCGTTCTCATTGCTAGCTACACGAATAGCGCTGTCGATAATATTCTATTGAAATTACAGAAA GCGGGGCTTGATTTTTTGCGACTTGGTAACGTGCACAGCATTCATCCGTCCATCAGAGGACATTCCGTAGTCGAAGCGGCTAAATTCGTTTCAACTGTTAATGATCTAGACGAATTCTATCAATCCAAG TATATTTTCGCTACAACGTGTCTCAGTTTGAGTCATCccgtttttcgacgactttcgttCGATTATTGCATTATCGACGAAGCCTCTCAAATCGTCGAACCCGTTTGTATCGGTCCTCTAATTATTGCCAAGACGTTCGTCCTTGTTGGCGATCATTTTCAATTGCCTCCACTCGTCCAAAGCAAAGAAGCGAG AGATGGGGGCATGGATATAAGTCTATTTAAACGCTTATGCGAGAGCCATCCCCACGCCGTAGCAAACTTAGAAATTCAATATCGCATGAACAG tgacgtcatgttTTTGGCGAACTCAATCGTTTATAATAGTCGTTTAAAATGCGCGTCAGATAGCGTGGAACGCGATCGCATGTTTTTGCCAAACGAAGTCTTTTCTAACCGTCAATGGCTgaagaacgccgtcgactcTCAAAATTCAGTGATTTTCTTAGACATCGATCAG ATTATTGATGAGGACAAACAGACACGTACTTTAACAAGCGACATAGAAGCatcaataatcaaattaataGTAGAAGAATTCGCAAAA GCAAAAGCGGACCTTAGCGAAATAGGAATCATATCTCCGTATCGTCGTCAACTTCAAACTCTTCGCAATACGCTGGAGTCTGTGAACGCGAAGGGCGTAGAGATAGACACGGTGGATAAGTTTCAGGGGAGAGATAAGTCGTGCATTATAATATCGTTCGTACGAAGCAATCCAAGTCGCGGG attgGCGACTTGTTGCGCGATTGGCGTCGAATTAACGTCGCTATAACTCGCGCTAAACATAAATTGATTTTAGTCGGTTCTCGCGCGACTTTGAAGTCGAAATCGAGTTCCATTTTGGAGCGGATGATCAGCGTTTTAGAGTCTCGAAAATGG GTCTACGTTTTACCGAAGAACTGGAACGAATTTTAA
- the LOC136197185 gene encoding EARP-interacting protein homolog isoform X2, which yields MDDDSPVIYGLESQGRAISARTAETDEIHYFVGTQSLRSDNQVHLLEFDDETHYIEKKVFGHPNGEIWQLSCSPKDRDLLSTSHSQVKRSKLEYGATLWQIPDSGEEGDGIATNRLPSTGSASGTHLKNVMDLEGHKGPIKSVLWHPGGDNQIVSIDDHTIHLWDIDSAKVIDTASLESKTLQSFYTGKWNPHQNCHQVMTAVETSLKGWDLRTMKPCWDIEHAHQQQIRDLDFNPNRQYYFVTCGDDCSIRFWDVRNTSAPLQIRKQHSHWIWCVCYNHFHDQLVLSSSSDSNVILCSIPSLSSEPLGHIDDDEEKESSPVSPPKDCLVSTYDEHEDSVYSVAWSTADPWIFASLSYDGRVVINHVPRKEKFKILL from the exons atggacgacgattctcCTGTCATTTACGGCCTAGAATCTCAG GGCCGAGCGATTAGCGCCCGGACAGCCGAAACGGACGAAATTCACTACTTCGTCGGCACCCAATCGCTGCGCTCCGATAATCAG GTTCACCTACtggaattcgacgacgaaacgcactacatcgaaaagaaagtgtTTGGCCATCCAAACGGAGAAATTTG GCAACTGAGCTGCAGTCCAAAAGACAGGGACCTTCTATCGACATCTCACAGCCAAG tgaAACGCTCTAAATTGGAATATGGCGCCACTCTATGGCAAATTCCCGACAGCGGCGAAGAAGGCGACGGAATAGCGACTAATCGTTTGCCAAGCACGGGAAGTGCATCCGGGACCCATTTGAAAAACGTCATGGACCTGGAAGGACACAAAGGACCAATCAAGAG CGTCTTGTGGCATCCGGGAGGCGATAATCAAATTGTATCCATAGACGATCATACCATACATTTGTGGGATATCGATTCTGCTAAG GTCATTGACACGGCTTCATTGGAATCAAAAACCCTCCAGTCATTTTATACAGGAAAATGGAACCCCCATCAGAATTGTCACCAAGTAATGACAGCAGTAGAAACGTCACTCAAAGGCTGGGACCTTCGAACAATGAA gcCTTGTTGGGATATTGAGCACGCGCATCAGCAGCAGATTCGAGATCTAGATTTCAATCCGAACCGCCAATACTATTTTGTTACATGTGGAGACGATTGCTCGATTCGATTTTGGGACGTTCGAAATACGAGCGCACCTCTTCAAATAAGAAAACAGCATTCGCACTG GATTTGGTGCGTTTGCTACAATCATTTCCATGATCAACTCGTTCTAAGTAGCAGCAGCGATAGCAACGTGATTCTCTGCAGCATTCCGTCGCTCTCCTCCGAGCCTCTTGGCCacattgacgacgatgaagaaaa ggAGAGTTCGCCTGTTTCTCCTCCCAAGGATtgtctcgtttcgacgtaCGATGAGCATGAGGATAGTGTCTATAGTGTGGCGTGGAGTACGGCGGATCCGTGGATTTTTGCCTCCTTGTCCTACGACGGACGCGTTGTTATCAATCACGTGccgagaaaggaaaaatttAAGATTCTTCTATGA
- the LOC136197180 gene encoding uncharacterized protein, whose translation MFLLELTVLLLATRFRINSCAKSSLPEEVWRWSTPEFDWPNDGGKTEAEYRAKGLYVPENNAIAGIKIFKDDVYVTVPRWRHGVPSTLNRIVQSSDGRRALLQPFPNWEMQELTNCNALQYVQSMEIDSTCALMYIIDVGRVNIFESVPVNTCPPKLVIYDLNRNEVVRVHVFPDAVASHVANFLNDIVVDRRNRFVYVSDAAGVNASGGIVAYGYDRNSAVRFVGPSTRHEINAETMTINNVTYRLATPSDGIALTPDGKELFYCALSGYHVYKVATDLLRTLKDSFEFNEEVLELSGTKVSQSDGLVFSRSGRLYFGALANNSIYTWNKEENGLNFAIESQHLLTRNDTTMEWVDTFAFDGKGYLWFVTNRLDRYITKTMNLDDINFRVMRIYTNETSYLNADDDVSVCPNSEAMALTKPASISHKWKFVDYHWPSRHAREIRIAEGTYIPTNSMPVDIDFHGENTFIVVPRLKPGVPSTLNQIDNNNNLVPFPSWDMQELGNCSAFQSVESIEISEYCNLTWVLDSGGVGYWDPEDGETRSRWQPCQPKLVAINMTVGSNSASEHVHVFTDLHKESYLTDLVIDRHSRFAYIANSGRNANGTVGSIIAYDFRHNKTREYYTKTGLGPMVALALSPDTTILYWTSANSSIYSIRTISLGDFSLENGNIEAEQVVISSKTFPSAGITSGSSGRLYFGAQTLNSIYTTPRRAKNGLDEEPMPTLLLRNNSAMRWPEKFAFDSKGNLYVVASRREEFLKGVLDWNEWNFFVWKLPVADSSYTESDYVKTAHCPGHHEEHDQNLNKTVLIFTVTIVSIIVVAIAVFIALLVGGQKAILRKKKGKETLPSANTLTKPLVEAEN comes from the exons ATGTTTCTTCTCGAATTGACCGTTCTACTTCTCGCTACTCGATTCAGAATCAATTCCTGCGCAAAATCGTCCCTCCCGGAAGAAGTATGGCGTTGGTCCACCCCCGAATTCGATTGGCCAAACGACGGCGGTAAAACCGAAGCGGAATATCGCGCAAAGGGTCTCTATGTACCCGAAAATAACGCAATAGCCGGAATAAAAATCTTTAAAGACGACGTCTACGTAACGGTACCACGCTGGCGTCACGGCGTTCCGTCAACACTGAATAGAATCGTGCAAAGTTCCGACGGACGTCGCGCGCTATTGCAACCCTTCCCCAATTGGGAAATGCAAGAATTGACAAACTGCAATGCACTCCAGTACGTCCAGAGCATggaaatcgattcgacgtgcGCTCTCATGTACATAATCGACGTCGGACGTGTCAATATTTTCGAATCGGTTCCCGTAAACACGTGCCCACCCAAACTTGTTATCTACGATTTAAATCGTAACGAAGTTGTTCGCGTGCACGTTTTTCCCGACGCCGTTGCGTCGCACGTCGCTAATTTTCTcaacgacatcgtcgtcgatcgtcgaaatcgtttcgtttacGTGAGCGACGCGGCGGGGGTTAACGCGAGTGGGGGAATCGTTGCCTATGGTTACGATCGCAACAGCGCCGTTCGTTTTGTGGGACCAAGCACGCGACATGAAATCAACGCGGAAACCATGACGATTAATAACGTGACCTATCGCTTAGCAACGCCCTCTGACGGCATCGCTTTGACTCCCGACGGTAAAGAGCTTTTCTATTGCGCCCTTAGCGGCTATCACGTTTATAAAGTAGCAACGGACTTACTTCGAACGTTGAAAGATTCGTTTGAATTTAATGAGGAAGTCCTGGAGTTATCCGGGACGAAGGTATCGCAGTCGGACGGACTCGTCTTTAGTCGAAGCGGACGACTCTATTTTGGCGCTCTAGCAAATAATTCCATATACACGTGGAATAAGGAGGAAAACGGACTTAACTTTGCTATCGAGAGTCAGCATCTTTTGACTCGGAACGACACGACAATGGAATGGGTTGACACGTTCGCTTTTGACGGTAAAGGATATCTATGGTTTGTGACGAATAGACTGGATCGCTACATAACAAAGACTATGAACCTCGACGACATCAATTTTCGCGTAATGAGAATTTACACGAACGAAACTTCGTATTTGAAtgccgacgatgacgtcagtgtCTGCCCCAATAGCGAAGCCATGGCACTGACAAAACCGGCTTCAATAAGTCATAAATGGAAATTCGTAGACTATCATTGGCCCAGCAGGCATGCGCGCGAAATTCGCATAGCTGAAGGGACCTACATACCGACCAATAGCATGCCCGTGGATATTGATTTTCACGGTGAAAATACTTTCATCGTTGTGCCACGCCTAAAGCCGGGAGTCCCGTCAACATTAAATCAAattgataataataataacctGGTGCCTTTTCCGTCGTGGGACATGCAAGAATTGGGAAATTGCAGCGCTTTTCAGTCGGTCGAAAGTATAGAGATTTCCGAGTATTGCAACTTGACTTGGGTTCTCGATTCGGGCGGCGTTGGATATTGGGACCCGGAAGATGGAGAAACGCGGTCGCGATGGCAACCGTGCCAACCCAAGCTCGTCGCGATAAATATGACCGTCGGTTCGAACAGCGCATCGGAACACGTCCACGTTTTTACTGATTTGCATAAGGAGAGCTATCTGACTGACCTGGTCATTGATCGTCACAGCCGATTCGCTTATATCGCTAATAGCGGACGAAACGCCAACGGGACGGTGGGCAGCATCATCGCCTACGATTTTCGCCACAATAAAACGCGCGAATATTACac TAAGACGGGACTTGGTCCTATGGTCGCCTTGGCTCTTTCTCCGGATACGACTATTCTCTACTGGACGTCGGCCAATTCTTCAATCTATTCAATCAGAACGATTTCCTTAGGCGACTTTAGTCTAGAAAATGGCAATATTGAAGCCGAGCAGGTTGTCATTAGCTCGAAAACCTTTCCTTCTGCTGGAATAACGTCCGGATCGTCGGGACGACTCTATTTCGGCGCGCAGACGTTGAATTCGATTTACACTACGCCTAGGCGTGCTAAAAACGGTCTCGACGAGGAACCGATGCCGACGCTGTTGCTACGCAACAACAGCGCAATGCGATGGCCCGAAaaattcgctttcgattCGAAGGGAAATTTATACGTTGTGGCGAGTCGACGCGAGGAATTTTTGAAGGGGGTTTTGGATTGGAACGagtggaattttttcgtgTGGAAACttcccgtcgccgattcgtcgtACACGGAAAGCGATTACGTCAAAACGGCTCATTGTCCGGGACATCACGAAGAGCACGATCAAAATTTGAACAAAACCGTGCTCATATTTACCGTTACCATAGTATCCATCATTGTCGTCGCCATCGCGGTTTTTATCGCTCTTCTTGTCGGCGGACAAAAAGCGATTCTACGcaagaaaaaaggcaaagaaacgctGCCAAGTGCAAACACCTTAACAAAGCCTTTAGTAGAGGCGGAAAATTGA